One stretch of Akkermansia massiliensis DNA includes these proteins:
- the guaA gene encoding glutamine-hydrolyzing GMP synthase, giving the protein MDDKHLVAVIDFGSQYTQLIVRRVRELGYMAKLYALEDLDQIHEPGAVILSGGPKSTTDADAPDIDFEWLKSLNVPVLGVCYGMQLLNIKHGGSVKASNKREYGPAALLPEACTGLYRDMSPSSQVWMSHSDTVDHLAEGCQVIARNAEGVPVSLQWGEATFGIQFHPEVTHSHEGRTILRNFLSCAANLKKFDIGDFKRQLIREIRERVGSKQVVCGVSGGVDSTVLAVLLHEAGVNMRAIFVDNGLLRKNEADEVRANFARMNVEIETVDASERFLTALAGEGDPEKKRRIIGGLFIDVFWDAVGDAEMLAQGTLYPDVIESASNAKSKASVIKTHHNRVERVLELQAQGKVLEPLAELFKDEVRELGASMGIPHDILWRHPFPGPGLAVRCPGVVTRDRLDIIRECDAIFIGNLKKYGWYEKVWQAYAGLIPVKTVGVKGDERSYEWATNLRAIVSEDAMTADWVELPPALLRETSNRILNEVKGINRVLYDISTKPPASIEWE; this is encoded by the coding sequence ATGGACGACAAGCACCTCGTAGCCGTCATTGACTTCGGCTCCCAATACACCCAGCTCATTGTGCGCCGCGTGCGCGAACTGGGCTACATGGCCAAACTGTACGCGCTGGAAGACCTGGACCAGATTCACGAACCCGGCGCCGTCATCCTTTCCGGAGGCCCCAAAAGCACCACGGACGCAGACGCTCCGGACATTGACTTTGAATGGCTCAAGAGCCTGAACGTCCCCGTCCTGGGCGTGTGCTACGGCATGCAGCTGCTGAACATCAAGCACGGCGGTTCCGTGAAGGCCAGCAACAAGCGGGAATACGGCCCCGCCGCCCTGCTTCCGGAAGCCTGCACAGGCCTGTACCGGGACATGTCCCCCTCCTCCCAGGTATGGATGAGCCATTCGGATACGGTGGACCACCTGGCGGAAGGCTGCCAGGTGATCGCCCGCAACGCGGAAGGCGTCCCCGTCTCCCTCCAGTGGGGAGAAGCAACTTTCGGCATCCAGTTCCATCCGGAAGTGACCCATTCCCATGAAGGGCGCACCATCCTGCGCAACTTCCTCTCCTGCGCCGCCAACCTCAAGAAATTCGATATCGGCGACTTCAAGAGGCAGCTCATCCGGGAAATCCGGGAACGCGTGGGCAGCAAGCAGGTGGTCTGCGGCGTCTCCGGCGGCGTGGACAGCACCGTGCTGGCCGTCCTGCTGCATGAGGCAGGCGTGAACATGCGCGCCATTTTCGTGGACAACGGTCTGCTTCGCAAGAATGAGGCCGATGAGGTACGCGCCAATTTCGCCCGCATGAACGTGGAAATTGAAACGGTGGACGCTTCCGAACGCTTCCTGACGGCCCTGGCCGGGGAAGGCGACCCGGAAAAGAAGCGCCGCATCATCGGCGGCCTGTTCATCGACGTATTCTGGGACGCTGTGGGAGACGCGGAAATGCTCGCCCAGGGCACCCTTTATCCGGACGTGATTGAAAGCGCCTCCAACGCCAAGTCCAAGGCCTCCGTCATCAAGACACACCACAACCGCGTGGAGCGCGTGCTGGAACTCCAGGCGCAGGGGAAGGTGCTGGAACCCCTGGCGGAATTGTTCAAGGACGAGGTGCGCGAACTGGGCGCCTCCATGGGCATCCCTCACGACATCCTGTGGCGCCACCCCTTCCCCGGCCCCGGCCTGGCCGTGCGCTGCCCCGGCGTAGTCACCAGGGACCGCCTGGACATCATCCGGGAGTGTGACGCCATCTTCATCGGCAACCTGAAGAAATACGGCTGGTATGAAAAGGTCTGGCAGGCCTACGCCGGCCTCATCCCGGTGAAAACGGTGGGCGTGAAGGGAGATGAACGTTCCTATGAATGGGCCACCAACCTGCGCGCCATCGTGTCGGAAGACGCCATGACGGCGGACTGGGTAGAACTGCCTCCGGCCCTGCTGCGTGAAACCAGCAACCGCATCCTCAATGAAGTGAAGGGCATCAACCGCGTCCTTTACGATATTTCCACCAAGCCCCCGGCCTCCATTGAGTGGGAGTAA
- the guaB gene encoding IMP dehydrogenase: MADLPLGLSFDDVLLLPRLSAILPGDADISSQLVPGFDMKIPVLSAAMDTVSESELAIALAREGGLAVIHRNNPIDIQAAMVSRVKRFENAVIPNPVTVNKDMTLEEVHQIMMDQGYSGFPVVDASRRLEGIVTGRDMRGVDDYQNIRVKDVMTPLSRLITAAPTTTIEEARHILYTHRIEKLPLVDENGVLAGLITETDIQKRAMFADASKDEHGHLRCGAAVGVGPDYLDRAKALVSAGADALFIDAATGHTTRVMDVVSNLRKLTDRPIVAGNVVTAEGASDLIKAGVQAIKVGVGPGSICTTRVISGVGMPQFTAIQEVASVARPAGVTVIADGGIRYSGDIVKALAAGADLVMLGGLLAGTEESPGKVVHYQGRHFKQYRGMGSLGAMRRGSGDRYGQNSSGKLVAEGVEARVPYKGMLADVVFQLMGGLRSGMGYLGAHSLTELRDKARFVQITSGGLKESHPHDITITEEPINYSC, from the coding sequence ATGGCAGATCTCCCTCTTGGATTAAGTTTTGATGACGTGCTCCTGCTGCCCCGCCTGAGCGCGATTCTTCCCGGTGATGCGGACATCAGTTCCCAGCTTGTTCCCGGTTTTGACATGAAAATTCCCGTGCTGTCCGCAGCCATGGATACCGTTTCCGAATCAGAACTGGCGATTGCCCTGGCACGGGAAGGCGGCCTGGCCGTCATTCACCGCAATAATCCCATCGACATCCAGGCGGCCATGGTTTCCCGCGTGAAGCGTTTTGAAAACGCGGTCATCCCGAACCCCGTCACGGTGAACAAGGACATGACGCTGGAAGAAGTCCATCAGATCATGATGGACCAGGGTTACTCCGGCTTCCCCGTGGTGGACGCCAGCCGCAGGCTGGAAGGCATCGTCACCGGACGCGACATGCGCGGCGTGGACGATTACCAGAACATCCGGGTCAAGGACGTGATGACCCCCCTTTCCCGCCTGATTACGGCGGCTCCCACCACCACCATTGAGGAAGCGCGCCACATTCTTTACACCCACCGCATTGAAAAGCTTCCCCTGGTGGATGAAAACGGCGTGCTGGCCGGCCTCATCACGGAAACGGACATCCAGAAGCGCGCCATGTTTGCAGACGCTTCCAAGGACGAGCACGGCCACCTGCGCTGCGGCGCCGCCGTGGGCGTGGGCCCTGATTACCTGGACCGCGCCAAGGCGCTGGTTTCCGCCGGAGCGGACGCCCTGTTCATTGACGCCGCCACCGGCCACACCACCCGCGTCATGGACGTGGTTTCCAACCTCCGCAAGCTGACGGACCGCCCCATCGTGGCCGGCAACGTGGTGACGGCGGAAGGAGCCTCCGACCTCATCAAGGCGGGCGTGCAGGCCATCAAGGTGGGCGTGGGCCCCGGCTCCATCTGCACCACCCGCGTTATTTCCGGCGTGGGGATGCCCCAGTTCACCGCCATTCAGGAGGTAGCCTCCGTAGCGCGTCCCGCGGGCGTCACCGTCATTGCAGACGGCGGCATCCGCTATTCCGGGGACATCGTGAAAGCCCTGGCCGCCGGCGCTGACCTGGTGATGCTGGGCGGCCTGCTGGCCGGCACGGAAGAAAGCCCCGGCAAGGTGGTCCACTATCAGGGCCGCCACTTCAAGCAATACCGCGGCATGGGCTCCCTGGGCGCCATGCGCCGCGGCTCCGGCGACCGCTACGGGCAGAACAGTTCCGGCAAGCTCGTTGCGGAAGGCGTGGAAGCGCGCGTTCCATACAAGGGCATGCTGGCGGACGTGGTTTTCCAGCTCATGGGCGGCCTGCGTTCCGGCATGGGCTACCTGGGCGCACACAGCCTGACGGAACTCCGGGACAAGGCCCGGTTCGTCCAAATCACCTCCGGCGGCCTGAAGGAAAGCCATCCCCACGACATCACCATCACGGAAGAACCCATCAACTATTCCTGTTAA
- a CDS encoding low molecular weight protein-tyrosine-phosphatase: MNASEPYRVLFVCLGNICRSPAAEIIFKKMVKEQGLESLIESDSAGMIGYHRGCPPDARMVQALEKYGYQNPGVKSRPVRKDDLEQFDLVVGMDRENLRDLKRLDKRGQWEGKIVPMCFFTTRFLDEEVPDPYYGGQEGFDHVVELLQDGCANLLENLKEQLS; encoded by the coding sequence ATGAATGCTTCCGAACCCTACCGAGTCCTGTTTGTCTGCCTGGGCAACATCTGCCGTTCTCCTGCGGCGGAAATCATTTTTAAGAAGATGGTGAAGGAACAAGGTTTGGAAAGCCTGATTGAAAGCGATTCCGCCGGCATGATCGGCTATCATCGCGGCTGTCCTCCGGATGCCAGGATGGTCCAGGCCCTGGAAAAATACGGTTATCAGAATCCGGGAGTCAAATCACGCCCCGTGCGGAAGGATGATCTGGAACAGTTCGACCTGGTTGTGGGAATGGACCGGGAGAATCTGCGGGATTTGAAACGGCTGGACAAAAGAGGGCAATGGGAAGGAAAGATTGTTCCCATGTGCTTTTTCACCACCCGTTTTCTGGATGAGGAAGTGCCGGATCCCTACTATGGAGGGCAGGAAGGCTTTGACCATGTGGTGGAATTACTCCAGGACGGCTGCGCCAACCTTTTAGAGAACTTGAAGGAGCAGCTCTCCTGA
- a CDS encoding RHS repeat domain-containing protein, with product MGADDLATLTVDQKEIMNLGPRGPEGGGTYDPKETSFDIEGGKHEAHLEYQNITLKDHKKNVAKLTFDMNVVVTDHQTGSSSSYVPPDTQTEPVDNDDEGEDDPCGSSSGGSSSSPNSSSSNPCPDGNNGGDEDGDEPVGNPSSSDGCMDNTGGAEPPPTARNRFSSASLYGSISSAGKRVTTQTRKTSMVWRTNFGAFRGMEGMPYGMLEIVAYNFSSKLWTPAALQYLHPMASSIQPPPGGSLRADTAFQIRNGGTNVNYYCYAGAASGGSKKRGGSVSMTYAQESSRTANAASLFSTEMRVSNNRGNSVLYGGASLSSLKNATGYVSKLGSSYTAQDFSQYLDIVRGSDGNIRQIWNLWDGLASIENVTADGYVIAFYLPEQAGEKANGVYPVTGIPFKTFSISGDTATSKLTVTEQAEGRSPYVTRYWQGTGGAWCMSQGEEEDAIYTLREKQTVTSTTWKLITTVQRGETGTPISRVCETYEQTSKGNLCTSRIEAYGTDYARETTYDYNSIGKLSRETAPDGSVKTWAYDAFGRETVRMEPWSGGERKGTYTYYRYSDRPDPDIIHQYVVLTIKAVRLRDTHYTYEEANDVRRVTKRTAALGAEGEQVEITETWMPSASNVHARGRLKMRQAVNGVQTSYEYEADSQYGALYRITAETRVGGEAVPGQSKRKLTYVSAQGTNTRIEKYAFLMDGTWALTDTADYEYDKERRWIKRTRGNGRVTEREMMCCGPLWEKDEDGVMTTYAYNTARQLVETIRSATETTPETIVSYTRDAFGRTLAIRRDVGPMAASEGREYNLLGQLVRETDVLGRDHTYAYSENGLTKTATTPAGATLVTRRHADGTILEQSGTGQRHLLYQTECMEEGILHSTLIPQEGGEPVLMEQSVTDGWGNVVRLSRASASGGLIHERYSFDTKNRLLRKGTDGMAPMLYDYDSFGNVVKETWKLAEEPAPANSRITEYSYACERREDGIYRVKTVINYNSYGLPYSKSTSTLVSFLSPVVAEKIISSDTRGNEIPEWMEYTAPGKRTIRKQVPDSIVIAEALVIDGYEVSKKDFANMTTTAARSYTATGKKEILTDTRGNETTIMFDLAGRETGRTDAAGNTVTTAYDPATALPSCITDALGKTACYAYDLRGRKTAEYGTAAQPSVFAYDDADRLIELKTFRAPEETIAGDPRERTDGDTTVWSYDEVSGLMTAKTYADGHGETYSYDGWNRLVTKSQARTVDEQGTHLMTTYGYDELTGNLLSVTHNDATPAIGYTYNHLNLLTQVTDDSGTRTFSYNQYNEAVQENTAGLVASRLDYQRDSLGRFPGYSLQYKGDVVFQTIWNYDMYKRLGTVSLRHAGDRFTYGYHAVHGLLETLTYPNALKRWYTREEKRDLLTKIAYQRPGSADYLAKVDYTYDALGRPLEKKDYFNTPNPDLTHVYTYNDRDELVADVMNRGGTYSYSYDNIGNRLTSQEGAEAAPTVYLSNNLNQYISGDREPSQEETGEITIVYETNSLNQYTSITDGEERPLIREYDEDGNQIKVKTSTGEWEVKYNALNQAVRFTQDTKRVECRYDYLNRRVEKTVYEGEMLVSRKRFIYCGFLQLAELDAANATETVQPVLRKTYLWDPMESTATRILAMTTFDETGTYVENLFYTHDLLKNTTGLFDTQGECRALYEYGPYGNVLRMEGNMAKDNPFRFSSEYADDELGLVYYNYRYYNILNGRWLNREPIGEDGNFNLYRMVYNNLFTFIDYTGSIPVKTPDAAMTNSPSYLADIARATRGITSSSNISRRAARVAAAAAAVVIATRKGCKPCKPPAGSKRHDIAKPGSRERGAHKCDTVGHVKVWTMNQAPFPSCICNWNGPVTLENTQTPPEGSAPDGPPPPNPAGGGGPL from the coding sequence ATGGGCGCCGATGATTTGGCGACGCTGACGGTGGATCAAAAGGAGATCATGAACCTCGGTCCGCGCGGGCCGGAAGGAGGCGGTACCTATGATCCGAAGGAAACCTCATTTGACATCGAGGGAGGGAAGCATGAGGCTCATTTGGAATATCAAAACATTACCCTCAAAGACCATAAGAAGAATGTTGCCAAGCTTACCTTTGATATGAACGTGGTCGTCACTGACCATCAGACTGGTTCTTCCTCTTCCTATGTCCCTCCGGATACGCAAACGGAACCGGTGGACAATGACGACGAAGGCGAAGACGATCCATGCGGTTCCAGCAGCGGAGGGAGCAGCAGTTCTCCCAACAGCAGCTCCAGCAATCCATGTCCGGACGGCAACAATGGGGGAGATGAAGACGGTGATGAGCCGGTGGGCAATCCTTCCTCTTCAGACGGATGCATGGATAACACGGGAGGAGCGGAACCCCCTCCCACAGCTCGCAACAGGTTTTCTTCCGCCTCCCTGTACGGCAGCATTTCTTCCGCCGGTAAGCGCGTAACCACTCAGACCAGGAAAACCAGCATGGTGTGGCGCACCAATTTCGGAGCTTTCCGGGGGATGGAAGGAATGCCTTATGGCATGCTGGAAATTGTAGCTTACAACTTTTCTTCCAAATTATGGACGCCCGCCGCTCTTCAATACCTGCACCCGATGGCAAGCAGTATCCAGCCGCCTCCCGGAGGCAGCTTGAGAGCGGACACGGCTTTTCAGATCAGGAATGGGGGTACCAATGTCAATTATTACTGCTATGCTGGCGCGGCCAGTGGCGGGTCCAAGAAACGGGGTGGCTCCGTTTCCATGACTTACGCCCAAGAGAGCAGCCGTACTGCCAATGCAGCTTCTCTTTTTTCTACGGAAATGCGCGTGAGCAATAACAGGGGAAATTCCGTTCTGTACGGAGGGGCTTCACTCTCTTCCCTAAAGAACGCTACCGGGTATGTTTCCAAGCTTGGTTCTTCCTATACGGCGCAGGATTTTTCCCAATATCTGGACATCGTGCGGGGGAGTGACGGAAACATCCGCCAGATATGGAACCTGTGGGATGGCCTTGCCAGTATAGAAAATGTGACGGCTGACGGCTATGTGATTGCCTTTTATCTGCCGGAGCAGGCGGGGGAAAAAGCGAATGGCGTTTATCCCGTCACGGGTATTCCGTTTAAGACTTTCTCCATTTCCGGAGATACGGCAACCAGCAAACTCACGGTCACGGAACAGGCTGAAGGCCGTTCCCCCTATGTCACCCGTTATTGGCAGGGAACGGGAGGCGCCTGGTGCATGTCCCAGGGTGAAGAAGAAGACGCCATTTACACCCTGCGGGAAAAACAGACTGTCACTTCCACCACATGGAAATTGATCACTACCGTTCAGCGCGGAGAAACAGGAACACCCATTTCTCGCGTGTGTGAAACTTATGAACAGACCTCCAAGGGGAACCTTTGCACCAGCCGAATTGAAGCCTACGGCACTGATTATGCCCGGGAAACCACTTACGATTATAACAGCATAGGAAAACTGTCACGGGAAACTGCTCCCGACGGGAGTGTCAAGACGTGGGCCTACGACGCTTTTGGTCGTGAAACAGTTCGCATGGAACCCTGGTCCGGAGGGGAAAGAAAAGGCACCTACACCTATTACCGGTACTCGGACCGTCCGGATCCGGATATCATCCACCAATATGTCGTTCTTACCATCAAAGCTGTACGGTTAAGGGACACGCACTACACCTATGAGGAAGCCAATGATGTGCGCCGTGTGACCAAGCGGACGGCTGCCCTGGGTGCGGAAGGAGAGCAAGTGGAAATAACGGAAACATGGATGCCCTCAGCTTCCAATGTCCATGCAAGGGGCCGGTTGAAGATGCGGCAGGCCGTCAATGGGGTACAGACCTCTTACGAGTATGAAGCAGACAGTCAATACGGCGCCCTGTACAGGATTACGGCGGAAACCCGGGTTGGGGGAGAAGCTGTGCCGGGGCAGAGCAAGCGCAAATTGACTTACGTGTCCGCACAGGGCACCAACACCCGGATAGAAAAATACGCTTTTCTGATGGATGGAACCTGGGCATTGACAGATACGGCGGACTACGAATATGACAAGGAGAGGCGATGGATCAAGCGCACGCGCGGCAACGGACGCGTGACGGAACGTGAAATGATGTGTTGCGGCCCCTTGTGGGAAAAGGATGAAGACGGAGTGATGACTACGTATGCCTATAACACGGCCCGCCAGCTTGTGGAAACCATTCGTTCGGCTACGGAAACTACTCCGGAAACCATTGTCAGCTACACGCGGGACGCTTTTGGCAGAACCCTGGCGATACGGCGGGACGTTGGTCCCATGGCCGCCAGTGAAGGGCGGGAATACAACCTGCTGGGGCAGCTTGTTCGTGAAACGGACGTGCTTGGGAGAGACCATACTTATGCCTATAGTGAGAATGGATTGACGAAAACCGCTACCACGCCGGCAGGAGCTACGCTTGTCACCCGCCGCCATGCGGATGGAACCATTTTGGAACAAAGCGGAACGGGACAGAGGCATTTGCTTTATCAAACGGAATGCATGGAAGAAGGGATTCTCCATTCCACCCTTATACCGCAGGAAGGCGGGGAACCGGTCCTCATGGAACAATCTGTAACGGATGGCTGGGGCAACGTGGTCCGTCTTTCCCGGGCCAGTGCCAGCGGCGGCCTCATCCATGAACGGTACAGTTTTGATACAAAGAACAGGCTGTTGCGGAAAGGGACGGACGGCATGGCCCCGATGCTTTACGACTATGACTCCTTCGGCAACGTAGTGAAAGAGACATGGAAGTTGGCGGAAGAACCTGCCCCGGCTAACTCCCGTATAACAGAATACTCCTATGCCTGTGAACGGAGGGAAGACGGCATATACCGTGTGAAGACCGTAATTAACTACAATAGTTACGGGCTGCCTTACTCGAAAAGCACGTCTACGCTGGTCTCTTTCCTGTCCCCAGTCGTTGCTGAAAAGATCATCTCTTCGGATACGAGAGGCAATGAGATTCCGGAATGGATGGAATATACGGCTCCCGGCAAACGTACAATCAGGAAACAGGTTCCTGATTCCATAGTCATTGCAGAAGCACTTGTCATTGACGGGTATGAAGTCTCCAAAAAGGATTTCGCAAACATGACTACGACCGCGGCGCGTTCCTACACGGCCACGGGGAAAAAGGAAATCCTGACGGACACACGCGGCAATGAAACCACGATCATGTTTGATCTTGCCGGACGCGAAACCGGGAGAACAGACGCTGCCGGCAATACGGTTACGACTGCCTATGATCCGGCGACGGCATTGCCCTCCTGCATCACGGACGCACTGGGGAAAACGGCTTGCTATGCTTACGATTTGCGCGGACGCAAGACTGCTGAATATGGTACGGCAGCGCAGCCCTCTGTTTTTGCTTACGACGATGCAGACAGGCTGATAGAACTCAAAACTTTCCGGGCTCCGGAAGAAACCATTGCAGGTGATCCGCGTGAACGGACGGATGGCGATACCACCGTGTGGAGCTATGATGAAGTCTCCGGCCTCATGACGGCAAAAACCTATGCTGACGGGCATGGGGAAACCTATTCCTATGACGGGTGGAACAGGCTGGTGACCAAATCACAAGCCCGGACGGTTGATGAGCAGGGAACTCATCTTATGACGACTTACGGCTATGATGAGTTGACGGGGAATTTGCTCTCTGTCACCCACAATGATGCCACGCCGGCCATAGGTTACACGTATAACCATCTCAATCTCCTTACGCAGGTAACGGATGATTCCGGTACGCGCACGTTTTCCTATAACCAATACAATGAAGCGGTACAGGAAAATACGGCAGGTTTGGTGGCCAGTCGGCTTGACTATCAAAGGGACAGTCTGGGTCGATTTCCTGGCTATAGTTTGCAATACAAAGGTGATGTTGTTTTTCAAACCATTTGGAATTATGATATGTACAAACGCCTTGGCACTGTTTCCCTCAGGCATGCAGGCGACCGGTTTACCTACGGCTATCATGCAGTTCATGGACTGTTGGAAACGCTCACCTATCCCAACGCCCTCAAGAGATGGTATACCCGGGAGGAAAAGCGTGACTTGCTGACTAAAATAGCCTACCAGCGTCCCGGGAGCGCCGACTATTTAGCTAAAGTCGACTATACTTATGATGCACTGGGGCGCCCCCTGGAAAAGAAGGATTACTTTAATACTCCCAATCCCGATCTTACTCATGTTTACACGTATAATGACCGGGACGAACTGGTTGCCGACGTGATGAACCGGGGCGGAACGTACAGCTACTCCTATGACAATATCGGTAACCGGTTGACCTCACAGGAAGGAGCGGAAGCGGCTCCCACCGTTTATTTGTCAAATAATCTCAACCAGTACATTTCCGGTGATCGGGAACCCTCACAGGAAGAAACGGGAGAAATTACAATCGTCTATGAGACGAATAGCCTCAACCAGTACACTTCCATTACGGATGGAGAAGAAAGGCCTTTGATACGGGAGTACGACGAAGACGGCAACCAGATTAAGGTAAAAACCTCTACAGGCGAGTGGGAGGTAAAGTATAACGCCCTGAACCAGGCGGTCAGATTCACGCAGGATACCAAGCGGGTGGAATGCCGTTACGACTACCTGAACAGGAGAGTGGAAAAAACAGTCTATGAAGGAGAAATGCTGGTGTCCCGGAAACGGTTTATTTACTGTGGTTTTCTCCAACTTGCGGAACTGGATGCAGCCAATGCAACGGAAACGGTGCAACCCGTTCTTCGGAAAACCTATCTATGGGATCCTATGGAGTCCACGGCAACACGAATCCTGGCAATGACCACATTCGACGAAACGGGAACCTATGTAGAAAACCTTTTTTATACGCATGACCTGCTGAAAAATACTACAGGCCTATTCGATACCCAGGGAGAATGCCGCGCCCTGTATGAATATGGTCCATACGGCAATGTTCTCAGGATGGAAGGCAATATGGCGAAGGATAATCCCTTCCGTTTCTCCAGTGAATATGCGGATGATGAATTAGGTCTGGTATATTATAATTACAGATATTATAATATTTTAAACGGTAGATGGTTGAATAGGGAGCCCATTGGAGAGGATGGTAATTTCAATTTATATAGAATGGTTTATAATAATCTTTTCACGTTTATCGATTATACTGGGAGTATCCCAGTGAAAACACCGGATGCTGCGATGACCAACTCTCCTTCTTATCTCGCGGATATAGCAAGAGCGACTCGAGGCATTACATCATCATCTAATATATCTCGAAGAGCTGCAAGAGTTGCGGCTGCGGCTGCGGCTGTTGTCATCGCTACCCGGAAAGGCTGTAAACCCTGTAAGCCCCCGGCTGGATCGAAACGGCATGACATTGCCAAACCAGGATCCAGAGAAAGAGGAGCTCACAAGTGTGATACTGTAGGTCACGTTAAAGTATGGACGATGAATCAGGCTCCATTTCCATCATGCATATGCAATTGGAATGGTCCTGTTACTTTGGAAAACACACAAACTCCACCAGAAGGAAGTGCCCCGGATGGCCCTCCCCCTCCTAATCCCGCTGGTGGCGGAGGCCCTTTATAA
- a CDS encoding glycosyltransferase gives MDSLYIIGFPSLYGGAGAELYHQIKVWRHMCVDIHLIPTQKNVHRAELYPEMVGQGVTVHEGYDWSAIPEGAPVISFCNEEFLAALPEIRKRTRKTVFVNCMTWLFGREKEAMKRGDISLFLYQNDQVRESVMPRLRALNADPSIRFMTFKPYFDTTDFPFIVQRSTDWFGAGHISRQDEDKFSKDTWHIYEHFASPVRKRGTFLGFDQRSEAKTGRPPDWVETFHDQRSLSQQEFYQRCHIVLQPTDTTENWPRVGFEAMASGSVLIVDKRGGWEQMVEHGKTGWLCESPGDFITYATKMAWEPHYREDMASAARERGMALGGLEASRESWQGVFEAISRIPDESLPFLP, from the coding sequence ATGGACTCTCTCTACATCATCGGGTTTCCGTCCCTCTATGGAGGGGCGGGAGCCGAGCTTTACCACCAGATTAAGGTTTGGAGGCACATGTGTGTGGATATTCATCTCATTCCCACCCAAAAAAACGTGCACCGTGCCGAGCTCTATCCGGAAATGGTTGGGCAGGGCGTCACGGTACATGAGGGGTACGACTGGTCAGCTATTCCGGAAGGCGCGCCCGTTATCAGTTTTTGCAATGAAGAGTTCCTGGCTGCGCTGCCGGAGATACGGAAACGGACAAGAAAGACAGTGTTTGTCAATTGCATGACCTGGCTTTTCGGACGGGAAAAGGAAGCCATGAAGAGGGGTGATATTTCCCTGTTTCTTTATCAGAATGACCAGGTGAGGGAGAGCGTGATGCCGCGCCTGAGAGCCTTGAATGCCGATCCGTCCATCCGGTTCATGACGTTCAAGCCGTATTTTGACACGACTGATTTTCCCTTCATTGTCCAGCGATCCACGGACTGGTTTGGCGCGGGGCACATTTCCCGCCAGGATGAGGACAAATTCAGCAAGGACACGTGGCACATTTACGAGCATTTTGCTTCACCCGTCCGGAAGAGAGGAACTTTTCTTGGCTTTGATCAGCGGAGTGAGGCGAAGACCGGAAGGCCGCCCGACTGGGTGGAGACGTTCCATGACCAGAGGTCTCTATCCCAGCAGGAGTTTTACCAAAGATGCCACATCGTTCTGCAACCCACGGATACGACGGAGAATTGGCCGCGCGTGGGCTTTGAGGCCATGGCGAGCGGAAGCGTGCTTATTGTGGACAAGCGCGGAGGCTGGGAACAGATGGTGGAACACGGGAAGACCGGATGGCTGTGCGAAAGCCCGGGGGATTTCATCACATACGCCACCAAGATGGCGTGGGAACCGCATTACCGGGAGGATATGGCCTCCGCTGCCCGGGAACGCGGCATGGCTCTGGGAGGGCTGGAAGCGTCCAGGGAAAGCTGGCAGGGAGTGTTTGAAGCAATCAGCCGGATACCGGATGAATCCCTTCCATTTCTGCCATGA